One Gallus gallus isolate bGalGal1 chromosome 11, bGalGal1.mat.broiler.GRCg7b, whole genome shotgun sequence DNA window includes the following coding sequences:
- the HSD11B2 gene encoding corticosteroid 11-beta-dehydrogenase isozyme 2 isoform X2, which produces MERAERWAYGALWAALGGGLALRAARGDVVLGRALAVPLALLAAVQSLCRACLPLPLGLALAAASACLLLRWAPGRRLLPVEGRAVLVTGCDSGFGQATARHLDSLGFRVFASVLDPRGPGAQELQRSCSARLTLLRMDLTKPEDIQSVLQHIQAHTNGTGLWGLVNNAGFNDIIADAELSPLGNFRTCMEVNFFGSLELTKGLLPLLRSAGGRIVTVSSPAGDLPFPCLAAYGASKAALSLLMDTFRSELQPWGVKVSLILPGYFKTATCDPDFWKLQKEQLVARLPRELLQAYGEDYVEEINRQFIQFMKVAVEDLSAVVNSITDGLLAANPAVRYYPGQGLGLMYFIHRYLPYFVRDLFLRGLFINPKLPRALRPEHKDAKKP; this is translated from the exons ATGGAGCGAGCGGAGCGGTGGGCGTACGGAGCGCTGTGGGCGGCGCTGGGGGGCGGCTTAGCGCtgcgggcggcgcggggagACGTGGTGCTGGGCCGGGCGCTGGCCGTGCCGCTGGCTTTGCTGGCCGCCGTGCAGAGCCTGTGCCGAGCCTGCCTGCCGCTGCCCCTCGGGCTCGCCCTGGCCGCGGCGTCcgcctgcctgctgctccgCTGGGCGCCCGGCAGGAGGCTGCTGCCGGTGGAGGGCAGGGCGGTGCTGGTCACAG GCTGCGATTCCGGCTTTGGGCAGGCAACAGCGCGGCACTTGGACTCCTTGGGCTTCCGTGTCTTCGCCAGCGTGCTGGACCCACGCGGCCCTGGcgcacaggagctgcagaggagctgctcgGCCCGGCTCACGCTGCTACGCATGGACCTCACCAAGCCCGAGGACATCCAGAGCGTCCTGCAGCACATCCAGGCCCACACCAATGGCACAG GTCTCTGGGGCTTGGTGAACAACGCCGGCTTCAATGACATCATCGCTGACGCTGAGCTCTCGCCATTGGGCAACTTCCGCACCTGCATGGAGGTGAACTTCTTTGGCTCACTGGAGCTCACCAAGGGGCTGCTGCCCCTACTGCGCTCCGCTGGCGGCCGCATCGTCACCgtcagcagccctgcag GTGACCTGCCCTTCCCCTGCCTGGCAGCCTACGGGGCGTCGAAGGCTGCGCTCAGCCTGCTCATGGACACGTTCCGCagtgagctgcagccctggggtgTCAAAGTCAGCCTCATCCTGCCTGGGTACTTCAAAACAG CCACCTGCGACCCCGACTTCTGGaagctgcagaaggagcagctggTGGCCCGCCTGCCccgggagctgctgcaggcttACGGCGAGGACTACGTGGAGGAGATCAACCGGCAGTTCATCCAGTTCATGAAGGTGGCCGTGGAGGACCTCAGCGCGGTGGTGAACAGCATCACGGAcgggctgctggctgccaaCCCGGCCGTGCGCTACTACCCAGGGCAGGGCCTTGGGCTCATGTATTTCATCCACCGCTACCTGCCCTACTTTGTCCGAGACTTGTTCCTCAGAGGATTATTCATCAACCCCAAGCTGCCCCGAGCGCTGCGGCCGGAACACAAGGACGCCAAGAAGCCCTGA
- the HSD11B2 gene encoding corticosteroid 11-beta-dehydrogenase isozyme 2 isoform X1, whose amino-acid sequence MVNGAALSALPSAGNTLFHTACLLSAPSPAGLSLGHRAGLGAAMWDIPWGAPGSGRGQKHTQFLSPPHYSQSPVWFWPSDISPASQWWRWGRCGSPCVTAGLRAHRAAVSWVPPCAQPFISCQHQQGDGFADKECFLPPVRERKNSSAVTCGCPGTRSCPHGVPARPSPALTALPLALAGCDSGFGQATARHLDSLGFRVFASVLDPRGPGAQELQRSCSARLTLLRMDLTKPEDIQSVLQHIQAHTNGTGLWGLVNNAGFNDIIADAELSPLGNFRTCMEVNFFGSLELTKGLLPLLRSAGGRIVTVSSPAGDLPFPCLAAYGASKAALSLLMDTFRSELQPWGVKVSLILPGYFKTATCDPDFWKLQKEQLVARLPRELLQAYGEDYVEEINRQFIQFMKVAVEDLSAVVNSITDGLLAANPAVRYYPGQGLGLMYFIHRYLPYFVRDLFLRGLFINPKLPRALRPEHKDAKKP is encoded by the exons ATGGTTAATGGGGCCGCGCTATCGGCGCTGCCATCAGCTGGGAACACGCTGTTCCACACCGCCTGTTTGCTCTCAGCCCCATCTCCTGCAGGGCTCTCCCTTGGGCACAGGGCCGGCTTGGGTGCTGCCATGTGGGACATCCCTTGGGGTGCCCCGGGGTCTGGAAGGGGACAGAAGCACACGCAgttcctttcccccccccattaTTCCCAATCCCCTGTTTGGTTTTGGCCATCTGACATCTCCCCGGCCTCGCAGTGGTGGAGGTGGGGACGCTGTGGGTCCCCGTGTGTCACCGCAGGGCTCAGAGCCCATCGTGCCGCCGTCTCGTGGGTGCCCCCCTGCGCTCAGCCCTTTATCAGCTGTCAGCATCAGCAGGGCGATGGGTTTGCCGATAAGgagtgttttcttcctcctgtgcgagagagaaaaaacagcagcGCTGTGACCTGCGGGTGCCCCGGGACAAGGTCATGTCCCCATGGGGTCCCTGCACGGCCATCCCCGGCCCTCACAGCGCTACCATTGGCTCTTGCAGGCTGCGATTCCGGCTTTGGGCAGGCAACAGCGCGGCACTTGGACTCCTTGGGCTTCCGTGTCTTCGCCAGCGTGCTGGACCCACGCGGCCCTGGcgcacaggagctgcagaggagctgctcgGCCCGGCTCACGCTGCTACGCATGGACCTCACCAAGCCCGAGGACATCCAGAGCGTCCTGCAGCACATCCAGGCCCACACCAATGGCACAG GTCTCTGGGGCTTGGTGAACAACGCCGGCTTCAATGACATCATCGCTGACGCTGAGCTCTCGCCATTGGGCAACTTCCGCACCTGCATGGAGGTGAACTTCTTTGGCTCACTGGAGCTCACCAAGGGGCTGCTGCCCCTACTGCGCTCCGCTGGCGGCCGCATCGTCACCgtcagcagccctgcag GTGACCTGCCCTTCCCCTGCCTGGCAGCCTACGGGGCGTCGAAGGCTGCGCTCAGCCTGCTCATGGACACGTTCCGCagtgagctgcagccctggggtgTCAAAGTCAGCCTCATCCTGCCTGGGTACTTCAAAACAG CCACCTGCGACCCCGACTTCTGGaagctgcagaaggagcagctggTGGCCCGCCTGCCccgggagctgctgcaggcttACGGCGAGGACTACGTGGAGGAGATCAACCGGCAGTTCATCCAGTTCATGAAGGTGGCCGTGGAGGACCTCAGCGCGGTGGTGAACAGCATCACGGAcgggctgctggctgccaaCCCGGCCGTGCGCTACTACCCAGGGCAGGGCCTTGGGCTCATGTATTTCATCCACCGCTACCTGCCCTACTTTGTCCGAGACTTGTTCCTCAGAGGATTATTCATCAACCCCAAGCTGCCCCGAGCGCTGCGGCCGGAACACAAGGACGCCAAGAAGCCCTGA